A single genomic interval of Nonomuraea rubra harbors:
- a CDS encoding HIT family protein — protein MSTDLFCEIIAGERPAYVVGADEVAVSFLDTRPVFKGHVLVVPRLHVETLGDLGDVGPFFERVQAMARAVEQGLQAGGTFVAMNNRISQSVAHLHVHVVPRNKKDGLRGFFWPRTTYDSAEEAQSYADLIAKAR, from the coding sequence GTGAGCACCGACCTGTTCTGCGAGATCATCGCCGGGGAGCGGCCCGCCTACGTGGTGGGCGCCGACGAGGTGGCGGTCTCCTTCCTCGACACCCGGCCCGTCTTCAAGGGGCACGTGCTGGTCGTGCCCCGGCTGCACGTGGAGACGCTGGGCGACCTCGGCGACGTCGGGCCGTTCTTCGAGCGGGTGCAGGCCATGGCGCGGGCGGTGGAGCAGGGGCTGCAGGCGGGCGGCACGTTCGTGGCCATGAACAACCGCATCAGCCAGAGCGTCGCCCACCTGCACGTGCACGTCGTGCCGCGCAACAAGAAGGACGGGCTGCGCGGCTTCTTCTGGCCGCGCACGACGTACGACTCCGCCGAGGAGGCCCAGTCGTACGCCGACCTCATCGCCAAGGCCCGCTGA
- a CDS encoding protease inhibitor I42 family protein, with amino-acid sequence MIRRTTSAAALLAFLLAGCGGGSAVSDYGKVVKGSKGATVQVEVRAGQRFSLAVTDNPSVGDSWELVELPDAKVASFISEEHESQGEGPGSGRTAYFVFNGKQPGTTEIKLFDCWRCGQAGTPSTEESKQQSGEAIFAVTVVPR; translated from the coding sequence GTGATACGCCGGACGACATCAGCCGCAGCCCTGCTCGCCTTCCTGCTGGCAGGGTGCGGTGGCGGGTCGGCGGTGAGCGACTACGGCAAGGTGGTCAAGGGCTCCAAGGGCGCGACCGTGCAGGTCGAGGTGCGCGCCGGGCAGCGGTTCTCGCTGGCCGTCACCGACAACCCCTCGGTCGGCGACAGCTGGGAGCTGGTGGAGCTGCCCGACGCGAAGGTGGCCTCGTTCATCAGCGAGGAGCACGAGAGCCAGGGCGAGGGCCCGGGGTCGGGCCGCACCGCCTACTTCGTCTTCAACGGCAAGCAGCCGGGCACCACCGAGATCAAGCTGTTCGACTGCTGGCGATGCGGTCAGGCCGGAACACCCTCCACGGAGGAGAGCAAACAGCAGTCCGGAGAAGCGATCTTCGCCGTGACGGTGGTGCCGCGTTAG
- a CDS encoding LytR/AlgR family response regulator transcription factor, which produces MAQLRVLAVDDELPALEDLSYLLRADPRIGEVVTARDGAAALRLLDRAIADGRPIDAVFLDIRMRGLDGVVLGRLLSQFANPPRVVFVTAYEEHAVDAFEIKAEDYLLKPVRPERLAEAIRRVAVSADVPAEGGESDTIPVELGGVTRFVSSADVMYVEAHGDYARLHTAAGSHLVRIPLATLEERWASAGFVRVHRSHLVAVKHIEELHIDSGKCSVRVGDTEIPVSRRHTRELRDLLVRRARKGRQE; this is translated from the coding sequence ATGGCACAACTCCGGGTACTCGCGGTAGATGACGAGCTGCCCGCCCTCGAAGACCTGTCGTACCTGCTGCGCGCCGATCCCCGCATCGGCGAGGTGGTCACCGCCAGGGACGGCGCGGCGGCGCTGCGGCTGCTCGACCGCGCCATCGCCGACGGGCGGCCGATCGACGCCGTGTTCCTCGACATCAGGATGCGCGGGCTGGACGGCGTGGTGCTCGGGCGGCTGCTGTCGCAGTTCGCGAACCCGCCGAGGGTGGTGTTCGTGACCGCGTACGAGGAGCACGCGGTGGACGCGTTCGAGATCAAGGCCGAGGACTACCTGCTCAAGCCCGTCCGCCCCGAGCGGCTGGCGGAGGCGATCAGGCGGGTGGCGGTCTCCGCCGACGTGCCGGCGGAGGGCGGTGAGAGCGACACGATCCCGGTCGAGCTGGGCGGGGTGACCCGCTTCGTCTCCAGCGCCGACGTCATGTACGTGGAGGCGCACGGCGACTACGCGCGCCTGCACACGGCCGCGGGCAGCCACCTGGTGCGCATTCCGCTGGCCACGCTGGAGGAGCGGTGGGCGTCGGCGGGGTTCGTCCGGGTGCACCGCAGCCACCTGGTGGCGGTCAAGCACATCGAGGAGCTGCACATCGACTCGGGCAAGTGCAGCGTCCGGGTGGGGGACACCGAGATCCCGGTCAGCCGGCGGCACACGCGCGAGCTGCGCGACCTGCTGGTGCGGCGGGCCAGGAAGGGCAGGCAGGAATGA
- a CDS encoding DEAD/DEAH box helicase — protein sequence MLVHGVWTTDGLAFWAESTPADPTASGRTRPAGAPRPHPFAAPAPAIAAALGFDTPPTAEADAPPPTAGHTAKPRPPQGAAEPRVLELLLPGSAQEPLPSPETGRMAEVARPRLRLWQVPAVVPRAADALRVLTEHTGTTTGTTTATARHWAAVAAFAHDLVRRGRVIPQLVPLPAADHERAASDPDDAATAMWATPEANARAVWRPVLTGADAAYFRDLALAMPPACRTSSVERHSADVQHEALEAFTDAVVRRTLTGPLLSRPPRTLQERWLAALTGDGAACPDVPELRRELERWHEAVTTSEGATRVCFRLVEPPDGPPGTSGAGEWRVELALQAADDPSLYVPAAQVWGGVTGLPGKPERELLTGLGRAVRLYPELDRALRVPEPGELALDTAGAFGFLRQAAPLLQAAGFGVQLPRWAGRTRLGLKLTTRTRKQQSAAAGQGFGMRELVDFRVDLAVGGEAISEAELAELARLKVPLVRVRGQWVELDDRQLKAALRAVEGSRTGEAEAAEILRQVVRSDDEELPLLEIDADGVLGDLLSGQAERRLTPLATPPGLDATLRPYQERGLAWLSFLSELGLGGVLADDMGLGKTITTLALLVHERVTAPPAAHDHAAAPTLLVCPMSLIGNWQREAARFAPGLRVYVHHGSGRDAAGIADADLVITTYGTAQRDLETLKRHEWRRVVCDEAQAIKNSGTLQAQAVRAIPTGTRLALTGTPVENHLAELWSIMEFANPGLLGPRSRFRTRFQEPIEARQDEQAATALKRATGPFILRRLKTDKSIISDLPEKLEVKEWCPLTTEQATLYQAVVDDMLAKIDSSEGIERRGLVLSAMAKLKQVCNHPAHLLKDGSRLAGRSGKLARLEQLAEEILAEGEKALLFTQYAEFGAMLQPYLAQRLDRPVLWLHGGLPKKTRDRLVDRFQHDPEPTLFVLSLKAAGVGLNLTAANHVVHVDRWWNPAVEDQATDRAFRIGQRKNVQVRKLICAGTLEERVDQMIERKKALAERVVGTGEDWLTDLSTEELREVFRLTAEGAG from the coding sequence GTGCTGGTACACGGGGTTTGGACGACGGACGGGCTCGCCTTCTGGGCCGAGTCCACCCCCGCCGACCCCACCGCCTCAGGACGTACGCGCCCCGCCGGGGCACCACGCCCCCACCCCTTCGCCGCCCCCGCCCCCGCCATCGCCGCCGCCCTCGGCTTCGACACCCCACCGACGGCCGAGGCGGACGCTCCGCCGCCCACGGCCGGGCACACCGCCAAGCCGCGCCCGCCCCAGGGCGCTGCCGAGCCGCGCGTGCTGGAGTTGCTCCTGCCCGGCTCGGCGCAGGAGCCGCTGCCCTCTCCCGAGACCGGGCGCATGGCCGAGGTCGCGCGGCCCCGGCTGCGGCTGTGGCAGGTGCCGGCCGTCGTCCCGCGCGCCGCCGACGCCCTGCGGGTCCTCACCGAGCACACCGGCACCACCACCGGCACCACCACCGCCACCGCACGCCACTGGGCCGCCGTCGCCGCCTTCGCCCACGACCTCGTACGCCGAGGCCGCGTGATCCCGCAGCTCGTCCCGCTCCCCGCCGCGGACCACGAGCGTGCCGCGAGCGACCCGGACGACGCCGCCACGGCCATGTGGGCGACCCCTGAGGCCAACGCCAGGGCCGTGTGGCGGCCGGTCCTGACGGGGGCCGATGCCGCCTACTTCCGTGACCTGGCCCTGGCGATGCCGCCCGCCTGCCGTACGTCCTCGGTCGAACGCCACTCCGCGGACGTCCAGCACGAGGCCCTGGAGGCGTTCACCGACGCCGTCGTCCGGCGCACGCTCACCGGCCCCCTGCTCTCCAGACCGCCCAGGACCCTCCAGGAGCGCTGGCTGGCCGCGCTCACCGGCGACGGCGCGGCCTGCCCCGACGTGCCGGAGCTCCGCCGCGAGCTGGAGAGGTGGCACGAGGCGGTGACCACGTCCGAGGGCGCGACCCGGGTGTGCTTCCGCCTGGTGGAGCCGCCCGACGGGCCCCCCGGCACCAGCGGGGCCGGCGAGTGGCGGGTGGAGCTGGCGTTGCAGGCCGCTGACGACCCCAGCCTCTACGTCCCGGCCGCGCAGGTCTGGGGCGGGGTGACAGGGCTGCCGGGCAAGCCGGAGCGGGAGCTGCTCACCGGCCTCGGGCGGGCGGTGCGGCTGTACCCGGAGCTGGACCGGGCGCTGCGCGTGCCGGAGCCGGGCGAGCTGGCGCTGGACACGGCGGGCGCGTTCGGGTTCCTGCGGCAGGCCGCGCCGCTGCTGCAGGCGGCCGGGTTCGGGGTGCAGCTGCCGCGCTGGGCGGGCCGTACGCGGCTGGGCCTGAAGCTGACCACCCGCACCAGGAAGCAGCAGTCGGCGGCGGCGGGCCAGGGCTTCGGCATGCGGGAGCTGGTCGACTTCCGGGTGGACCTGGCGGTGGGCGGCGAGGCGATCAGCGAGGCGGAGCTGGCCGAGCTGGCCAGGCTCAAGGTGCCGCTGGTCAGGGTGCGCGGCCAGTGGGTGGAGCTGGACGACAGGCAGCTCAAGGCGGCGCTCAGGGCGGTGGAGGGCAGCCGCACGGGCGAGGCCGAGGCCGCCGAGATCCTGCGGCAGGTGGTGCGGAGCGACGACGAGGAGCTGCCGCTGCTGGAGATCGACGCCGACGGGGTGCTGGGCGACCTGCTGTCCGGGCAGGCCGAGCGGCGGCTCACCCCGCTGGCCACCCCGCCGGGCCTGGACGCCACGCTCCGGCCGTACCAGGAGCGGGGGCTGGCGTGGCTGAGCTTCCTGTCGGAGCTCGGGCTGGGCGGGGTTCTGGCCGACGACATGGGGCTGGGCAAGACGATCACCACGCTGGCCCTCCTCGTGCACGAGCGCGTCACAGCCCCGCCGGCCGCCCACGACCACGCCGCGGCTCCGACGCTGCTGGTGTGCCCGATGTCGCTGATCGGCAACTGGCAGCGCGAGGCCGCCAGGTTCGCGCCGGGGCTGCGGGTGTACGTGCACCACGGCAGCGGCCGCGACGCGGCGGGGATCGCGGACGCCGACCTGGTGATCACCACCTACGGCACCGCCCAGCGCGACCTGGAGACGCTCAAGCGGCACGAATGGCGCAGGGTCGTGTGCGACGAGGCCCAGGCGATCAAGAACAGCGGCACGCTGCAGGCCCAGGCGGTGCGGGCCATCCCCACGGGCACCCGGCTGGCGCTGACGGGCACCCCGGTGGAGAACCACCTGGCCGAGCTCTGGTCGATCATGGAGTTCGCCAACCCCGGCCTGCTGGGGCCGCGTTCGCGGTTCAGGACCCGGTTCCAGGAGCCGATCGAGGCCCGCCAGGACGAGCAGGCGGCCACGGCGCTCAAGCGGGCGACGGGCCCGTTCATCCTGCGTCGCCTCAAGACCGACAAGTCGATCATCTCGGACCTGCCGGAGAAGCTGGAGGTCAAGGAGTGGTGCCCGCTCACGACCGAGCAGGCCACGCTCTACCAGGCGGTCGTGGACGACATGCTGGCCAAGATCGACAGCAGTGAGGGCATCGAGCGGCGCGGCCTGGTGCTGTCGGCGATGGCCAAGCTCAAGCAGGTCTGCAACCATCCGGCCCACCTGCTGAAGGACGGGTCCCGCCTGGCCGGCAGGTCCGGCAAGCTGGCCCGGCTGGAGCAGCTGGCGGAGGAGATCCTGGCGGAGGGCGAGAAGGCCCTGCTGTTCACGCAGTACGCCGAGTTCGGCGCCATGTTGCAGCCCTACCTCGCCCAGCGCCTCGACCGCCCGGTGCTCTGGCTGCACGGCGGCCTGCCGAAGAAGACCCGCGACCGCCTGGTGGACCGATTCCAGCACGACCCGGAGCCGACGCTGTTCGTGCTCTCGCTCAAGGCCGCCGGCGTCGGGCTCAACCTGACGGCCGCCAACCACGTCGTCCACGTGGACCGCTGGTGGAACCCTGCCGTCGAGGACCAGGCCACCGACCGCGCGTTCCGGATCGGCCAGCGCAAGAACGTCCAGGTGCGCAAGCTCATCTGCGCCGGCACCCTGGAGGAGCGCGTGGACCAGATGATCGAGCGCAAGAAGGCGCTGGCCGAGCGGGTCGTCGGCACGGGCGAGGACTGGCTGACCGACCTGTCCACCGAGGAGCTGCGCGAGGTGTTCCGGCTCACGGCGGAGGGGGCGGGCTGA
- a CDS encoding SWIM zinc finger family protein: protein MAWFEAGKPIKVEGGLKARSQRGSIGSAWWSRRFIDILERICDKGRLSRGRAYARKGQVLSIDLSAGEVTAAVQGSRPDPYEVVIRIEAYGEARWAAIEESIAAQAVYRARLLAGEMPTEIEELFAALGADLFPRDLDMDCSCPDWGFPCKHLSAVLYLLAESFDDDPFLVLAWRGRTREQLLGSLADEPAADPLRVADVPFADRLADFYAPGATAHRPERRPVAAAPDLLLRIFPPPAGLERTLAPAYRGLAEA from the coding sequence ATGGCCTGGTTCGAGGCGGGCAAGCCGATCAAGGTCGAGGGCGGCCTCAAGGCCCGGTCGCAGCGCGGCAGCATCGGCTCGGCCTGGTGGTCGCGCCGCTTCATCGACATCCTGGAGCGCATCTGCGACAAGGGCCGCCTCTCGCGTGGCCGGGCCTACGCCCGTAAGGGTCAGGTGCTGTCCATCGACCTGTCCGCCGGCGAGGTCACGGCCGCCGTCCAGGGGTCGCGGCCCGATCCGTACGAGGTCGTGATCAGGATCGAGGCGTACGGCGAGGCCCGCTGGGCCGCCATCGAGGAGTCGATCGCGGCGCAGGCCGTCTACCGGGCCAGGCTGCTGGCGGGCGAGATGCCGACGGAGATCGAGGAGCTGTTCGCCGCGCTGGGCGCCGACCTGTTCCCGCGCGACCTGGACATGGACTGCTCCTGCCCCGACTGGGGGTTCCCCTGCAAGCACCTGTCGGCGGTGCTCTACCTGCTGGCCGAGTCGTTCGACGACGACCCGTTCCTGGTGCTGGCCTGGCGCGGGCGCACCAGGGAGCAGTTGCTCGGCTCGCTGGCCGACGAGCCGGCGGCGGACCCGCTGCGGGTGGCGGACGTGCCGTTCGCGGACCGGCTGGCCGACTTCTACGCGCCGGGCGCCACGGCGCACCGGCCCGAACGCCGTCCCGTCGCCGCCGCCCCCGACCTGCTCCTGCGGATCTTCCCGCCGCCCGCCGGCCTGGAGCGGACGCTCGCCCCGGCGTACCGGGGGCTGGCCGAGGCGTGA
- a CDS encoding phage holin family protein — protein sequence MNDTHRLVNDLSEQVSRLVKDELRLARMELTEKGKRAGFGAGLFGAAGMAAFFGGAALVAAVVMLLALVLPGWAAAAIVAGVLFIVSALLGLFGKNEVKRATPPVPEETIASVKADIDMVKERARR from the coding sequence GTGAACGACACCCACAGACTGGTCAACGACCTCTCCGAGCAGGTCTCCAGGCTCGTGAAGGATGAGCTTCGCCTGGCCAGGATGGAGCTCACGGAGAAGGGCAAGCGCGCCGGGTTCGGCGCGGGCCTGTTCGGCGCGGCCGGGATGGCCGCGTTCTTCGGCGGTGCGGCGCTGGTGGCCGCCGTCGTCATGCTCCTCGCGCTGGTCCTGCCCGGGTGGGCGGCCGCCGCCATCGTCGCGGGAGTGCTGTTCATCGTCTCCGCCCTGCTCGGGCTGTTCGGCAAGAACGAGGTCAAACGGGCCACGCCGCCGGTCCCCGAGGAGACCATCGCGAGCGTCAAGGCCGACATCGACATGGTCAAGGAGAGGGCACGGCGATGA
- a CDS encoding methyltransferase domain-containing protein yields the protein MSFSGAEGRWREGLGTLRDVVRQELVTRQLLPHLPATPCRILDVGSGQGTQALRMAARGHHVTALDASRELLGILEAGIQPGMRVRTVQAEAERLGELFEPGGFDAVLCHGVLMYFDDPDPLLAGLAAMLAPGGVLSLLVRNGDALAMRPGLLGDWAGASRAFDEVFYPNRVGVTARADRLAELTRRLAVLGLEVRQWYGVRVFTDVVADGTPVPGDLDELLAAEERAGRTDPYRAVAALTHLLCQSAA from the coding sequence ATGAGCTTCTCGGGGGCTGAGGGCAGGTGGCGGGAAGGGCTCGGCACGTTGCGCGACGTCGTACGTCAGGAGCTCGTCACCCGTCAGCTCCTCCCGCACCTCCCGGCCACCCCCTGCCGCATCCTCGACGTCGGTTCCGGGCAGGGCACGCAGGCTCTCAGGATGGCGGCCAGGGGTCACCACGTGACCGCGCTCGACGCCTCCCGCGAGCTGCTCGGGATCCTGGAGGCGGGGATCCAGCCGGGCATGCGCGTCAGGACCGTGCAGGCCGAGGCCGAGCGGCTGGGCGAGCTGTTCGAGCCGGGAGGTTTCGACGCGGTCCTCTGCCACGGCGTGCTGATGTACTTCGACGACCCCGATCCGCTCCTCGCCGGTCTGGCGGCGATGCTGGCGCCCGGTGGGGTGCTGTCGCTGCTGGTGCGCAACGGTGACGCGCTGGCCATGCGGCCGGGGCTGCTGGGTGACTGGGCGGGGGCGTCGCGGGCCTTCGACGAGGTGTTCTACCCCAACAGGGTCGGGGTCACGGCCAGGGCGGATCGGCTCGCCGAGCTGACGAGGCGGCTGGCCGTCCTGGGGCTGGAGGTGCGGCAGTGGTACGGCGTGCGGGTGTTCACGGACGTGGTGGCCGACGGCACGCCCGTTCCCGGCGATCTCGACGAGCTGCTGGCGGCCGAGGAGCGGGCGGGACGTACCGACCCCTACCGGGCGGTGGCCGCCCTGACGCATCTCCTCTGCCAATCCGCTGCCTGA
- a CDS encoding DUF1838 family protein has product MDFLRVRASSDGAETISYWTGDVYGWQDDDGPHHLFGFEGLNVARAVEADGGWQLLTREAALYLDPGSRQVLDSWPNPFTGHEVEVQHVFNDPVNQRLGAYPVPETRLGGQVVYNVDVRLAYPSPLKVADFPDNSASDTYRALELFQFFASAADVESGMADVPCVFSWCRVSPWLPWMAMGQRGGGLVYHCRGAKVEEVPERLRARVGEHFLHAPQEWSAPNMTSWTAFADRVGR; this is encoded by the coding sequence ATGGACTTCCTCCGGGTGCGCGCCTCGTCCGACGGCGCGGAGACGATCTCGTACTGGACGGGCGACGTCTACGGCTGGCAGGACGACGACGGCCCGCACCACCTGTTCGGGTTCGAGGGGCTGAACGTGGCCAGGGCCGTCGAGGCCGACGGCGGCTGGCAGCTCCTGACCAGGGAGGCCGCTCTCTACCTGGACCCGGGGAGCAGGCAGGTGCTCGACTCCTGGCCGAACCCGTTCACCGGGCACGAGGTCGAGGTGCAGCACGTCTTCAACGACCCGGTGAACCAGCGGCTTGGCGCGTACCCGGTGCCCGAGACGCGGCTCGGCGGCCAGGTCGTCTACAACGTGGACGTGCGGCTGGCCTACCCGTCGCCGCTCAAGGTGGCCGACTTCCCCGACAACTCGGCCTCCGACACCTACCGCGCGCTGGAGCTGTTCCAGTTCTTCGCCTCGGCGGCCGACGTGGAGTCGGGGATGGCGGACGTGCCGTGCGTGTTCTCCTGGTGCCGGGTGTCGCCGTGGCTGCCGTGGATGGCCATGGGGCAGCGCGGGGGCGGGCTGGTCTACCACTGCCGGGGCGCCAAGGTCGAGGAGGTGCCGGAGCGGCTGCGCGCGCGCGTGGGCGAGCACTTCCTGCACGCCCCGCAGGAGTGGTCGGCGCCCAACATGACGAGCTGGACGGCGTTCGCGGATAGGGTCGGGCGGTGA
- a CDS encoding DUF3618 domain-containing protein has protein sequence MSETDPGYSEQHAGNVGARRQTVGTPTERESINVPPTRPGAAENARAAEAARQEHETFIPEAPIQDERSEAAEHLRTEEESLRGARGASGARRASGSRGEDDEEDEDDVRKNIEETRREMGETVSRLAAKADVKSRAGHAAEVAKDRAGHAAEVAKDRAGHAAEAARDRAADAAGTVRDKASEVAGKVRDHTPDQVRDAAAEAKKRPVVLIAAIGAVIAFVLRRMMRRRRAAR, from the coding sequence ATGAGCGAGACCGACCCCGGATACAGCGAACAGCACGCCGGTAACGTCGGCGCCCGCAGGCAGACCGTGGGCACGCCGACGGAGCGCGAATCCATCAACGTCCCTCCCACCAGGCCCGGCGCGGCCGAGAACGCGCGAGCGGCCGAGGCGGCCCGGCAGGAGCACGAGACCTTCATCCCCGAGGCCCCCATCCAGGACGAGCGGTCGGAGGCGGCCGAGCATCTCCGGACCGAGGAGGAGTCCTTGCGCGGGGCCCGCGGGGCAAGCGGGGCGCGCAGGGCAAGCGGCTCGCGCGGGGAGGACGACGAGGAGGACGAGGACGACGTGCGCAAGAACATCGAGGAAACCCGGAGAGAGATGGGCGAGACCGTCAGCCGGCTCGCCGCCAAGGCCGACGTGAAGAGCCGGGCGGGGCACGCCGCCGAGGTGGCCAAGGACCGGGCCGGGCACGCCGCGGAAGTGGCGAAGGACCGGGCCGGGCACGCGGCCGAGGCGGCCAGGGACCGCGCCGCCGACGCGGCCGGGACCGTCAGGGACAAGGCCTCCGAGGTGGCGGGCAAGGTCCGCGACCACACACCCGACCAGGTCAGGGACGCCGCCGCCGAGGCGAAGAAGCGGCCCGTGGTGCTGATCGCGGCCATCGGCGCGGTGATCGCGTTCGTGCTGCGCCGCATGATGAGGCGCCGCAGGGCGGCCAGGTAG
- a CDS encoding sensor histidine kinase has protein sequence MEYLVGVAVVAVLVGVPSIVLWRVMRGRRELGTSPAERATFETLHTASLAGPPLRAGLTADGAERASRHLRALLGSAALAITDVERLLVYDGEGDDHHAEQAFEHAAATLKDGRTQVLTIDCDLLECPIRHAVVVPLTTDDRVVGALAAYGQNASAGLVRAAQEVAGWVDSQLELAELDRSRTLLMEAEVRALRAQISPHFIYNSLTTIASFVRTDPERARELLLEFADFTRYSFRRHGEFTTLAEELRSIDRYLILERARFGDQLQVTLRIAPEVLPVAVPFLCLQPLVENAVRHGLESKDGVGRITIIAEDAGAECRISVEDDGLGMDPDRLRRILAGEITPAGGVGLANVDERLRQVYGDEYGLVVETASGAGTKVNIRLPKYHPGVSAR, from the coding sequence GTGGAGTACCTGGTCGGCGTGGCCGTCGTCGCGGTGCTCGTCGGCGTGCCCTCGATCGTGTTGTGGCGGGTCATGCGGGGCCGCCGCGAGCTGGGCACCAGCCCGGCGGAGCGGGCCACGTTCGAGACCCTGCACACCGCCTCGCTCGCCGGGCCGCCGCTGCGGGCCGGGCTGACCGCCGACGGCGCCGAGCGCGCCTCGCGGCACCTGCGCGCGCTGCTCGGGTCGGCCGCGCTGGCGATCACCGACGTCGAGCGGCTGCTCGTGTACGACGGCGAGGGCGACGACCATCACGCCGAGCAGGCGTTCGAGCACGCGGCGGCCACCCTGAAGGACGGCCGCACGCAGGTGCTGACCATCGACTGCGACCTGCTCGAATGCCCCATCAGGCACGCCGTCGTGGTGCCGCTGACCACCGACGACCGCGTCGTGGGCGCGCTGGCCGCCTACGGGCAGAACGCCTCGGCGGGGCTGGTCAGGGCCGCGCAGGAGGTGGCCGGATGGGTGGACTCGCAGCTGGAGCTGGCCGAGCTGGACCGCTCGCGCACGCTGCTCATGGAGGCGGAGGTGCGGGCGCTGCGCGCGCAGATCTCCCCGCACTTCATCTACAACTCGCTCACCACCATCGCCTCGTTCGTGCGCACCGACCCCGAGCGGGCCAGGGAGCTGCTGCTGGAGTTCGCCGACTTCACCCGCTACTCCTTCCGGCGGCACGGCGAGTTCACCACGCTGGCCGAGGAACTGCGCTCCATCGACCGCTACCTGATCCTGGAGCGGGCCAGGTTCGGCGACCAGCTCCAGGTGACGCTGCGCATCGCGCCCGAGGTGCTGCCGGTGGCGGTGCCGTTCCTGTGCCTGCAGCCGCTGGTGGAGAACGCCGTGCGGCACGGCCTGGAGAGCAAGGACGGCGTCGGCCGCATCACGATCATCGCCGAGGACGCCGGCGCCGAGTGCCGCATCAGCGTCGAGGACGACGGCCTCGGCATGGACCCCGACAGGCTGCGCCGGATCCTCGCAGGTGAGATCACTCCCGCGGGCGGCGTCGGGCTGGCGAACGTGGACGAGCGGCTGCGCCAGGTGTACGGCGACGAGTACGGTCTGGTCGTCGAAACGGCCAGCGGCGCGGGCACCAAGGTCAACATCAGATTGCCGAAATATCACCCAGGCGTCTCCGCCCGTTGA
- a CDS encoding YihY/virulence factor BrkB family protein, protein MPSPQAVPDHPADLPRGAWWHVLRRTIAEFRNDRLQDLAAGLTYYAVLSIFPALIVLVSLFRLLGRQDAAAVVGSLLAVAPAEVRSVIDQGVRAVQGTDHAASVVAAAGLLIALWSASGYIGAFIRAGNVIYDIEEGRPFWKITPLRLALTILTTVLLAAGAVAVTLTGKLAEAVGAALSMDDAMVTAWNVVKWPVLALIAAGMIMVLYWAAPNVRQPGVRWLTPGGLLAVVLWVVVSGGFALYAAFFASYDRTYGTLAAVVVFLVWLWLSNMVLLLGAELDAELVRQRRIAEGQPAGREPYAVPRDPPEPDNLPE, encoded by the coding sequence ATGCCGTCCCCCCAGGCTGTCCCCGACCATCCGGCCGACCTGCCGCGCGGGGCGTGGTGGCACGTGTTACGGCGGACGATCGCGGAATTCCGCAACGATCGTCTCCAGGACCTCGCGGCGGGGCTGACGTACTACGCCGTGCTGTCCATCTTCCCCGCGCTGATCGTGCTGGTGTCCCTGTTCCGCCTGCTGGGCAGGCAGGACGCGGCCGCGGTCGTGGGCAGCCTGCTGGCGGTGGCGCCCGCCGAGGTGCGCAGCGTGATCGACCAGGGCGTGCGGGCGGTCCAGGGCACGGACCACGCGGCGAGCGTCGTGGCCGCGGCCGGGCTGCTGATCGCCCTGTGGTCCGCCTCGGGCTACATCGGCGCCTTCATCAGGGCCGGCAACGTGATCTACGACATCGAGGAGGGCCGCCCGTTCTGGAAGATCACCCCGCTCAGGCTCGCCCTGACGATCCTGACCACCGTGCTGCTCGCGGCGGGGGCCGTCGCCGTCACGCTGACGGGGAAGCTGGCCGAGGCCGTGGGCGCGGCGCTGAGCATGGACGACGCGATGGTGACCGCGTGGAACGTGGTCAAGTGGCCGGTGCTCGCCCTGATCGCCGCAGGCATGATCATGGTGCTGTACTGGGCGGCGCCGAACGTCCGGCAGCCGGGCGTGCGCTGGCTCACGCCCGGCGGGCTGCTGGCGGTGGTGCTGTGGGTGGTCGTGTCGGGCGGCTTCGCCCTGTACGCGGCCTTCTTCGCCTCCTACGACCGGACGTACGGGACGCTCGCGGCGGTCGTGGTGTTCCTCGTCTGGTTGTGGCTGTCGAACATGGTGCTGCTGCTCGGTGCCGAGCTGGACGCCGAGCTGGTCAGGCAGCGCAGGATCGCCGAGGGGCAGCCGGCGGGGCGGGAGCCGTACGCGGTGCCCAGGGATCCGCCCGAGCCCGATAACCTGCCGGAGTGA